A region of the Vigna unguiculata cultivar IT97K-499-35 chromosome 9, ASM411807v1, whole genome shotgun sequence genome:
GGTCATTGTGTGATAGCTGGAAATGAttgttatgtattgtatgattctggagcgacacactcatttGTGTCAGATACTTATGTGAAACGTCTGGGTCTGCCGATGTGTGAGTTGTAGTGTGAACTTGTGGTGTCTACTTCGacatcgggtttggtcaggacatcATCCTTGTGTGCTAGATGTCTAGTGGAGGTGGAAGGGCGCAGATACAAGGTGAATATGATATGCCTACCTCTACAAGAGTTGGAGGTAATCatggggatggattggctctctgccaatcacaTTCTTATAGATTGCCGAGAGAAGAAGTTGTTATTCCCTAACTCAGAGGAGCTTGAGTTATTATCATCTCAAGTGGTTTTGAAGGAACTCCAAGAGGGCGCACATTGTTACATAATCTTCACGCATCTTGAAGTGGAGAAGGAGGAGAGGACATCAGTGATACCAGTCGTGCATGAATTTCAGATGTGTTTCCAGAAGAAGTGTTAGGGTTGCCGCCCAATAGAGAGTTTGAGTTTTCTATTGATCTAGTGCCCGAAACTGCTCCAGTGTCAATGGCCCTGTATGGCATGGCTCTGGCGGAGTTGGTGGAACTCAAGAATCAGATAGAGGAGTTATTGGGGAAACAGTTCATACGACCCATTacttcaccttggggagcaccagtgctattagtgaagaagaaggatggaagTTCACGTCTAAGTGTGGACTACAAGCAGCTAAACAAgatgaccatcaagaacaagCATCCCCTCCCGAGgattgacgacttgatggatcagttgcatggatCATCGATGTTCTCAAAGATTGATTTACAGTCAAGATACCACCAGATTTTAGTGAAGGCTGAGGATGTGCAAAAGACGACCTTCCGATCCTGGTATGGGcactatgagtacgtggttatgccttttggtatGACCAATGCTCCGacggtgttcatggactacatgaacatgATTTTCAGATCATTCTTAGATAAGTTCGTTGTAGTCTTCATAAACGACATTCTTATCTATTCTAGAACTCAGGAGGAGCATGCTGAGCACCTGAGGTTAGTGCTTGGTGTTCTGAGGGAGAAGCAAATATATGTTAAACTATCTAAGTGTGAATTTTGGATGGATGAGGTACAATTCTTGGGCCATGTGATATTTGCACAGGGCATTGCAATGGATCCAGCAAAAGTTGACTCGGTGGTTAAGTGGGGAAGTCCCAAGTCTACAATAGGGATAAAAAGTTTCGTGGGTTTGgctggctactataggagattcatagaaggattctccaagatagtggtgCCTCTGATACAGCTTACCCGGAAGGACCATCCCTTCAGttggacggacaagtgtgaggagagtttTCAAGAGCTGAAGCGAAGGTTGAAGAGTGCCCCTATATTGGTAATCCCTGATTTGGGAAATCTtttgaggtttactgtgatgcATCTCATCTTGAACTTGGCTGCgtgttgatgcaggagaagagggcagtggcgtatgcttcgagacaacttaaggtgcatgagcgtaactaccccactcatgacctggaGTTAGCAGCCATC
Encoded here:
- the LOC114163492 gene encoding uncharacterized protein LOC114163492, which produces MKGVEATSSGNLVMGHCVIAGNDCYCELVVSTSTSGLVRTSSLCARCLVEVEGRRYKVNMICLPLQELEVIMGMDWLSANHILIDCREKKLLFPNSEELELLSSQVVLKELQEGAHCYIIFTHLEVEKEERTSVIPVVHEFQMCFQKKC